A window from Citrus sinensis cultivar Valencia sweet orange chromosome 3, DVS_A1.0, whole genome shotgun sequence encodes these proteins:
- the LOC127900978 gene encoding uncharacterized protein LOC127900978: MSDMEFSENDDDSEHNYIDESDAEYKLLQMVQTRVALYANHFIKHSLKEPCRTSHHSGHSFVLEVLNGHKDRIHQQFRMEKHVFIKLCQFLSESYGLKSGKNIFIIESVAMFFITLSHAFGNRMTQEKFQHSGKTISRWFGIVLDAVFHMAIDLLKPSDPQFKEIPKKIRNDDRYWPYFKDCIRAIDGTHILVIVPTSKQIPYIERKRDSYPKCDGRM, translated from the exons ATGTCAG ATATGGAATTCTCAGAAAATGACGATGATAGTGAGCATAATTACATTGATGAAAGTGATGCTGAGtacaaattattacaaatggTACAAACTAGAGTTGCATTGTATGctaatcattttattaagcATAGTTTAAAGGAACCGTGCAGAACATCCCATCATTCAGGTCATTCTTTTGTACTAGAGGTGCTAAATGGACATAAAGATAGAATTCACCAACAATTTAGAATGGAAAAacatgtatttataaaattatgccAATTTTTGAGTGAATCATATGGTCTTAAAAGCGGcaagaatatatttataattgagTCAGTAGCtatgttttttattacattaagTCATGCATTTGGGAATAGAATGACTCaagaaaaatttcaacattcaGGTAAAACTATATCAAGGTGGTTTGGAATAGTGTTAGATGCTGTTTTTCATATGGCAATTGATCTTTTGAAACCATCTGACCCacaatttaaagaaattcccaaaaaaattaggaatGATGATCGATATTGGCCATATTTTAAAGATTGTATTAGGGCAATTGATGGGACACATATACTAGTCATAGTGCCTACATCAAAGCAAATACCgtatattgaaagaaaaagggaTTCCTACCCAAAATGTGATGGCCGCATGTGA
- the LOC127900977 gene encoding L10-interacting MYB domain-containing protein-like: MNKNKWDILKKDWQLWTNLLRNETGLGWDPVKQTIISSDEWWERKLKEIHEAIKFRSKGLRNVDQLEILFKNVAATGEGSWAPSMGFVPNDGEGGPSNEYIGENNNMYFQEENVNIEPNNFGGLENIETDIDKGTPIASTHDNGRKRKLPIRKRYGAAVRLSKQLDRLCQAVESRPSIAIRNGENGCSIAEVMEVLHSMPEIEIKSELYLNATKTFLKKENMKMFIVIKNHDVQIEWLKFMKDSL; this comes from the exons ATGAACAAAAACAAGTGGGACATCCTAAAAAAAGATTGGCAACTTTGGACAAACTTGCTGAGAAATGAAACTGGTTTAGGATGGGATCCTGTAAAACAGACAATTATTAGTAGCGATGAATGGTGGGAGAGAAAATTGAAG GAGATACATGAAGCAATTAAATTTCGTTCTAAAGGCTTGAGAAATGTTGACCAActagaaattttattcaaaaatgtTGCTGCTACAGGAGAAGGATCATGGGCGCCATCTATGGGTTTTGTACCAAATGATGGTGAGGGTGGACCATCTAATGAATATATTGGtgagaataataatatgtattttcaAGAGGAGAATGTCAATATTGAACCAAATAATTTTGGCGGACTAGAGAATATTGAGACTGACATTGATAAAGGTACTCCCATAGCATCTACACATGATAAtggaaggaaaagaaaattaccaaTTCGAAAGCGATATGGAGCTGCAGTTAGATTGTCTAAACAATTGGATCGCTTATGTCAGGCAGTAGAGAGTAGACCATCTATAGCTATAAGAAATGGCGAAAATGGATGTAGCATTGCAGAAGTAATGGAAGTGCTACATAGTATGCCTGAGATTGAGATAAAAAGTGAGCTATATTTGAATGCCACTAAAACTTTTCTTAAGAAGGAGAATATGAAGATGTTTATTGTAATCAAGAATCACGATGTTCAAATTGAGTGGTTGAAGTTCATGAAAGACTCTTTGTAG